One Silene latifolia isolate original U9 population chromosome 4, ASM4854445v1, whole genome shotgun sequence DNA segment encodes these proteins:
- the LOC141651652 gene encoding uncharacterized protein LOC141651652, whose product MGPQRRKRTENNSDVSGKKRKRRCKERGRTVLDLVTKALKEKKPIELEWDKVHRLPTGTFAGTFSSWIGVTARRHVSCIVETWDDVDVVLRKEILDSITGAFTVIKDRHDWCLIKAGKLWRKWKCTLVCKWLYDETGAIRRTPPELYDHITPEEWNAFVASHTTEAFKEISAINKRNASMNNTRFYGSRAGYRGIEVIVKKDFASKGHVLEKVDRHLTWLRGHTPTNGDMTEYDKEVALKIKAVEKEVAAGTFKPEGREDILAKAIGRPEHGGRVRGVPDGISITEYFGRASKKPTTEVEHKYYASTSIKYANDVCAFLATGEKPSQEVLECFMKGMSMSTQGSKACASMDGSHSISIQENEEQSHQEPHRKESEEQSRQELPLEKMPHEEPSSEQQGWRDCELSLPGNLNKMVASGFMYMESKEESVTVHGIALLNGYKKVELKKIHSGFENAKLPVPIRDELIVLIDAKDSYVQWPQNLIHITHEMEIVMKKKKKKKKKKKKKKKKKKKKKKKIQRVPPPLVPTFLGVEVSAEFKQKLRTPLMKSLVLEARILKTSGALINVPIDDHVLHLDKYTSLISYEELIHWCDEAEIGASHIAIFMR is encoded by the exons ATGGGCCCACAAAGGCGTAAACGAACTGAGAATAACTCTGATGTCTCAGGCAAGAAGAGGAAAAGAAGGTGTAAGGAGAGGGGTCGAACAGTATTGGACTTAGTGACAAAAGCTCTGAAGGAGAAGAAACCTATTGAATTGGAGTGGGATAAAGTGCACAGATTGCCTACAGGAACTTTTGCTGGAACGTTTAGTAGCTGGATTGGCGTTACTGCCCGGAGGCATGTTAGTTGCATAGTGGAAACGTGGGACGATGTGGATGTTGTCCTGAGGAAAGAAATTTTGGATAGTATCACA GGCGCTTTTACCGTCATCAAAGACCGTCATGATTGGTGTCTCATAAAGGCGGGTAAATTATGGAGAAAGTGGAAATGCACCTTAGTCTGTAAGTGGTTATATGACGAAACGGGAGCAATACGGAGGACACCACCAGAATTGTATGACCACATAACACCAGAGGAGTGGAATGCGTTTGTGGCGTCTCACACTACTGAGGCATTTAAG GAAATAAGTGCAATCAACAAGAGGAATGCTTCGATGAATAATACAAGGTTCTATGGCTCTCGAGCAGGATATCGTGGGATTGAAGTTATAGTC AAGAAAGACTTTGCCTCCAAAGGACACGTATTGGAGAAAGTTGACCGACACTTAACTTGGCTAAGGGGTCACACGCCTACTAATGGAGATATGACCGAATATGACAAGGAAGTCGCTTTGAAAATT AAAGCAGTAGAAAAAGAGGTGGCAGCAGGTACATTTAAACCTGAAGGACGAGAAGATATACTTGCTAAGGCAATCGGCAGACCTGAACATGGTGGCCGTGTGCGAGGAGTTCCTGATGGCATATCCATAACTGAGTATTTTGGGAGGGCTTCCAAAAAGCCGACGACTGAAGTAGAGC ATAAATACTATGCAAGCACAAGTATCAAATATGCAAACGATGTTTGTGCATTTTTGGCAACCGGTGAGAAGCCAAGCCAAGAAGTATTAGAATGTTTCATGAAAGGAATGTCTATGAGTACTCAAGGATCGAAGGCTTGTGCATCTATGGATGGTTCTCATAGTATTTCAATACAAGAGAATGAGGAGCAATCCCATCAAGAGCCACACCGTAAAGAGAGTGAGGAGCAATCCCGTCAAGAGCTACCCCTTGAAAAGATGCCCCATGAAGAGCCATCTAGTGAGCAGCAG GGTTGGAGAGACTGTGAATTATCATTACCCGGAAATTTGAATAAGATGGTGGCATCAGGCTTCATGTACATGGAAAGTAAGGAGGAATCAGTAACTGTTCACGGCATTGCACTACTTAATGGTTATAAGAAAGTCGAACTTAAGAAAATACATTCTGGATTTGAAAATGCTAAGCTGCCTGTGCCTATTAGGGATGAATTGATAGTATTGATTGATGCGAAGGACTCGTATGTTCAATGGCCTCAGAATCTTATTCATATTACTCATGAG ATGGAGATtgtaatgaagaagaagaagaagaagaagaagaagaagaagaagaagaagaagaagaagaagaagaagaagaagaagattcaAAGGGTTCCACCACCTTTGGTCCCGACTTTTCTGGGTGTAGAAGTTAGTGCTGAGTTTAAGCAAAAGTTAAGAACCCCGCTGATGAAATCTTTAGTTCTTGAGGCTCGCATATTGAAGACGAGCGGAGCACTTATTAACGTTCCTATTGATGACCATGTATTACACCTTGATAAATACACTTCTTTGATTTCTTATGAGGAGCTTATTCATTGGTGTGATGAAGCTGAGATAGGTGCCTCTCACATTGCTATTTTTATGAGGTAA